The genomic stretch AAGTATTTCCAAGCGAAACCAGTAATCGAGCAAATCAAGCGCGTTTCTCGTCCAGGTCTTCGTGTTTATAAGAAGAAAGACGAGCTGCCATCAGTGATGGGCGGTCTTGGTGTTGCTGTTGTTTCCACTTCCAAGGGTCTGATGTCAGACCGCGCTGCTCGTAAAGCAGGTCTTGGCGGTGAAATCATTTGCTACGTAGCTTAATTTTAAGGAGTAGAACATGTCTCGTGTTGCTAAAGCACCTGTCGCTATTCCAGCTGGCGTAGAGGTGAAACTAAACGGCCAAGAGATCACTGTTAAAGGCGCTAAAGGTGAACTAACTCGCGTTATTCACAACGGCGTAGTGATCGCACAGGAAGAAAACAACCTAACTTTCGGCCCAGCTGAAGGTGTTGCTAACGCATGGGCTCAAGCAGGTACTGCTCGCGCTCTGGTTAACAACATGGTTGTTGGTGTTACTGAAGGCTTTACTAAGAAGCTAGTTCTTAAGGGTGTAGGTTACCGTGCTGCTATCAAAGGCAACGCTGTAGGTCTGACCCTGGGCTTCTCTCACCCTGTTGAGCACGAGCTGCCAGCGGGTGTTAAAGCTGAATGTCCAAGCCAAACTGAAATTGTACTGACTGGTGCTGATAAGCAAGTAGTTGGTCAAGTTGCGGCTGACATTCGTTCTTACCGCGCGCCTGAGCCTTACAAAGGTAAAGGTATTCGTTACGCAGATGAAAATGTGCGTACTAAAGAAGCTAAGAAGAAGTAAGGTAACACTATGGATAAGAAAGCATCTCGCATCCGTCGTGCTACACGTGCACGTCGTAAGATTGCAGAACTGGGTGCGACTCGCCTAGTTGTACACCGTACTCCTCGTCACGTGTACGCTCAGGTAATCGCAGCGAACGGCTCTGAGGTTATCGCATCAGCTTCTACTGTAGAAAAAGCGATCCGTGAGCAAGTGAAATACTCTGGTAACATCGATGCAGCTAAAGCAGTAGGTAAAGCTATTGCAGAGCGTGCGCTTGAGAAAGGCGTATCAGCTGTTGCATTTGATCGTTCCGGTTTCCAATACCACGGTCGAGTAGCGGCGCTGGCAGACTCTGCTCGCGAAGCTGGTCTGAAATTCTAAGGTAGGGTTGGAAGATGGCTAAAGAACAACAAGTTCAAGCGAATGATTTGCAAGAAAAGCTAATCGCCGTTAACCGCGTTTCTAAAACGGTTAAAGGTGGTCGAATCATGAGCTTCACTGCACTGACTGTAGTTGGTGACGGTAACGGTCGTGTAGGTTTCGGTTACGGTAAAGCCCGTGAAGTACCTGCAGCGATTCAAAAAGCAATGGAAAAAGCACGTCGTAACATGGTTACTATCGCGCTTAACGAAGGTACTCTTCACCACCCGGTGAAAGGTCGCCACTCGGGCTCTAAAGTTTACATGCAGCCAGCTGCAGAAGGTACTGGTGTAATCGCAGGTGGTGCGATGCGTGCAGTACTTGAAGTTGCGGGTGTACATAACGTTCTGTCTAAAGCATACGGTTCTACGAACCCTATCAACATCGTTCGTGCAACGATCGACGCTCTAGTAGATGTTAAGTCACCAGAAATGGTTGCGGCTAAACGTGGTCTAACTGTTGAATCTATTTCGGAGTAAGAACACCATGGCAACTATTAAAGTAACTCAAACTAAAAGCTCAATTGGTCGCCTACCGAAGCACAAAGCTACTTTGCGCGGTCTAGGTCTTCGTAAAATCAACCACACAGTAGAACTTGAAGATACTCCGTGCGTACGCGGTATGATCAACAAGGTTTACTACATGGTTAAAGTTGAGGAGTAATCATAATGTTTTTGAATACTCTATCACCGGCTGCTGGTTCTAAACCTTCTAAGAAGCGTGTAGGCCGTGGTATCGGTTCTGGCCTTGGTAAAACTGGTGGCCGTGGCCACAAAGGTCAAAAGTCACGTTCTGGCGGTAAAGTTCGTCCAGGTTTCGAAGGCGGTCAGATGCCTCTGAAACAACGTCTACCAAAATTCGGTTTCACTTCTCGTAAGAGCCTAGTGTCTGCTGAAATTCGTCTGTCTGAACTGGCGAAAGTAACTGGTGACGTAGTTGATCTAAACAGCCTGAAAGCGGCAAACCTGGTGACTAAAAACATCGAGTTTGCAAAAATCGTTCTTTCTGGCGAGATCAACAAAGCAGTGACTGTAAAAGGTCTGCGCGTAACTAAAGGCGCTAAAGCTGCAATCGAAGCTGCAGGCGGTAAAATCGAGGAATAATCTCGAGGATTGAGGTACAGATGGCTAAGAAACCAGGACAAGATTTTCGTAGTGCTCAGAGCGGCTTAAGTGAGCTGAAGTCGCGCTTATTATTCGTAGTGGGTGCGCTTCTAGTATTCCGAGCAGGCTCTTTTGTGCCAATCCCTGGTATTGACGCTGCTGTACTTGCCGATTTGTTCGAACAGCAAAAAGGCACCATCATTGAGATGTTTAACATGTTCTCTGGTGGTGCACTTTCGCGTGCATCTATATTCGCACTGGGCATCATGCCGTATATTTCGGCATCTATTGTTGTCCAGTTGCTGACTGTAGTTCATCCAGCGTTAGCCGAACTCAAGAAAGAGGGTGAGGCAGGCCGTCGTAAGATTAGCCAATATACGCGTTACGGCACGCTTGTACTTGCATGTTTCCAGGCTATTGGTATTGCAACCGGCTTACCAAACATGGTCGACAATCTGGTTGTTATCAACCAAACCATGTTTACGCTAATTGCTACCGTGAGTTTAGTAACCGGCACCATGTTCCTGATGTGGTTAGGTGAACAAATTACAGAGCGTGGAATTGGTAATGGTATTTCATTACTAATCTTTGCAGGTATCGTTGCTGGATTGCCACAAGCAATCGGTCAGACAATCGAGCAAGCGCGTCAAGGTGAACTGCATGTACTTCTTCTACTGTTAATTGCAGTGGTAGCTTTTGCTGTTATTTACTTCGTTGTGTTCATGGAACGTGGTCAGCGTCGAATCGTCGTTAACTACGCGAAGCGTCAACAGGGTCGTAAAGTTTTTGCAGCGCAAAGCACTCACTTGCCATTGAAAATTAATATGGCGGGTGTTATCCCTGCGATTTTCGCATCGAGCATTATCCTGTTCCCAGGAACACTGGCTCAGTGGTTTGGTCAGAACGGCGAGAGCAGCACATTTGGTTGGCTAACTGATGTGTCTTTGGCTCTGAGCCCGGGTCAACCGCTGTATGTAATGCTTTATGCAGCAGCGATTATTTTCTTCTGTTTCTTCTATACTGCGTTGGTGTTTAACCCTCGCGAAACAGCAGATAACTTGAAGAAGTCTGGTGCATTCGTACCCGGTATCCGCCCAGGCGAACAGACAGCTAAGTACATTGATAAAGTAATGACTCGCTTAACCTTAGCCGGTGCGCTATACATTACTTTCATCTGTCTGATCCCTGAGTTCATGATGGTCGCTTGGAACGTACGTTTCTACTTCGGCGGCACATCACTACTGATTGTAGTTGTCGTAATCATGGACTTTATGGCACAGGTACAGACTCATATGATGTCAAATCAATATGATTCTGTGTTGAAAAAGGCAAATCTGAAAGGTTATGGCCGTTAACAGGTCGCCATTCAGAGAGATTTACGGAGTTTAGCAATGAAAGTTCGTGCTTCCGTTAAAAAAAATCTGCCGTAACTGTAAAGTTATCAAGCGTAACGGTGTCGTTCGCGTGATTTGCAGTGAGCCAAAGCACAAGCAACGCCAAGGCTAATAAGCAGAAATTTTTACTTGAAAAGTAAGGGTTGGTCGAGTATATTCCTCGGCCTACCTTTTGCGTGCAAAAGAAGTAGTATCCC from Vibrio ostreae encodes the following:
- the rpsE gene encoding 30S ribosomal protein S5, which translates into the protein MAKEQQVQANDLQEKLIAVNRVSKTVKGGRIMSFTALTVVGDGNGRVGFGYGKAREVPAAIQKAMEKARRNMVTIALNEGTLHHPVKGRHSGSKVYMQPAAEGTGVIAGGAMRAVLEVAGVHNVLSKAYGSTNPINIVRATIDALVDVKSPEMVAAKRGLTVESISE
- the rpmD gene encoding 50S ribosomal protein L30 — translated: MATIKVTQTKSSIGRLPKHKATLRGLGLRKINHTVELEDTPCVRGMINKVYYMVKVEE
- the rpsH gene encoding 30S ribosomal protein S8, giving the protein MSMQDPISDMLTRIRNGQAANKVAVKMPSSKLKVAIAALLKAEGYIVDFAVESEAKPELEITLKYFQAKPVIEQIKRVSRPGLRVYKKKDELPSVMGGLGVAVVSTSKGLMSDRAARKAGLGGEIICYVA
- the secY gene encoding preprotein translocase subunit SecY, with translation MAKKPGQDFRSAQSGLSELKSRLLFVVGALLVFRAGSFVPIPGIDAAVLADLFEQQKGTIIEMFNMFSGGALSRASIFALGIMPYISASIVVQLLTVVHPALAELKKEGEAGRRKISQYTRYGTLVLACFQAIGIATGLPNMVDNLVVINQTMFTLIATVSLVTGTMFLMWLGEQITERGIGNGISLLIFAGIVAGLPQAIGQTIEQARQGELHVLLLLLIAVVAFAVIYFVVFMERGQRRIVVNYAKRQQGRKVFAAQSTHLPLKINMAGVIPAIFASSIILFPGTLAQWFGQNGESSTFGWLTDVSLALSPGQPLYVMLYAAAIIFFCFFYTALVFNPRETADNLKKSGAFVPGIRPGEQTAKYIDKVMTRLTLAGALYITFICLIPEFMMVAWNVRFYFGGTSLLIVVVVIMDFMAQVQTHMMSNQYDSVLKKANLKGYGR
- the rplO gene encoding 50S ribosomal protein L15; this encodes MFLNTLSPAAGSKPSKKRVGRGIGSGLGKTGGRGHKGQKSRSGGKVRPGFEGGQMPLKQRLPKFGFTSRKSLVSAEIRLSELAKVTGDVVDLNSLKAANLVTKNIEFAKIVLSGEINKAVTVKGLRVTKGAKAAIEAAGGKIEE
- the rplF gene encoding 50S ribosomal protein L6; the protein is MSRVAKAPVAIPAGVEVKLNGQEITVKGAKGELTRVIHNGVVIAQEENNLTFGPAEGVANAWAQAGTARALVNNMVVGVTEGFTKKLVLKGVGYRAAIKGNAVGLTLGFSHPVEHELPAGVKAECPSQTEIVLTGADKQVVGQVAADIRSYRAPEPYKGKGIRYADENVRTKEAKKK
- the rplR gene encoding 50S ribosomal protein L18, coding for MDKKASRIRRATRARRKIAELGATRLVVHRTPRHVYAQVIAANGSEVIASASTVEKAIREQVKYSGNIDAAKAVGKAIAERALEKGVSAVAFDRSGFQYHGRVAALADSAREAGLKF